A genomic segment from Anticarsia gemmatalis isolate Benzon Research Colony breed Stoneville strain chromosome 14, ilAntGemm2 primary, whole genome shotgun sequence encodes:
- the LOC142978149 gene encoding uncharacterized protein LOC142978149 has protein sequence MTDSGVDTSNESSDNPIFDHSQCILEFSPPAIPINLAGQPMPVEFLTEPHDHVGKIKCSTKARHCRLKYRYGGTICSSRNHKLRFAASTNNTELVEKLLSSGADPNSSDEHKRSPLHLAACRGYVEVVRALLRHGANPNIKDTLGNTPLHLAACTNHIPVVIELLDAGTDVSSHDKNGRNPIQLAQSKLKLIQMRPSGAGSFEETKQLIGEICLVVKMMCKYLQIQKADAGDLESVRQRLERVSTREQVDSEVQNLLDSLDSLKLR, from the coding sequence ATGACTGATTCGGGAGTGGATACGAGTAATGAGAGCAGCGATAATCCAATATTTGATCACTCACAGTGTATTTTAGAATTCAGCCCTCCTGCTATACCAATAAACCTAGCAGGCCAGCCAATGCCCGTCGAATTCTTGACTGAACCTCACGATCATGTcggcaaaattaaatgttctacTAAAGCTAGACACTGCAGACTCAAATATAGATATGGAGGCACTATTTGCTCATCAAGAAACCATAAACTACGGTTTGCCGCCTCCACAAATAATACTGAGCTTGTGGAGAAATTATTGTCATCAGGGGCTGACCCCAATTCATCAGATGAACATAAAAGAAGTCCATTGCATTTAGCAGCATGTCGCGGCTACGTCGAGGTGGTTCGCGCTTTATTGAGACATGGAGCTAATCCAAACATCAAAGACACTTTGGGCAATACACCTTTACACCTTGCTGCTTGTACTAACCATATTCCTGTAGTGATAGAACTGCTTGATGCTGGCACAGATGTAAGCTCTCATGATAAGAATGGTCGCAACCCCATACAATTAGCACAGAGCAAATTGAAGCTAATTCAAATGCGTCCAAGTGGGGCTGGAAGCTTTGAAGAGACTAAGCAGCTTATTGGAGAAATATGTTTAGTTGTCAAAATGATGTGTAAGTACTTGCAGATACAGAAGGCTGATGCTGGAGATTTGGAATCTGTACGTCAGAGACTTGAGCGTGTGAGCACTCGCGAGCAAGTGGATTCTGAAGTACAAAACTTACTTGACAGCTTGGATTCTCTTAAATTGAGATAA